A genomic stretch from Falco naumanni isolate bFalNau1 chromosome 6, bFalNau1.pat, whole genome shotgun sequence includes:
- the LOC121090482 gene encoding interferon-induced very large GTPase 1-like — protein MGSQEDILEANQKAHSAKIQLAEACEKEGLDDEYWVPKLSELLGVNSKEALKHMQYEDYLKLECAVRYPWETKALQKLLELTDNKTTSEDLQKERLEKIKQRQEAAKLVLQELKDMHNIRSHSRDAIRKKEEALWQAMEIPKEYWIPPEKSLLDVLESIQKQLEQQESSVGRGENVSDTEVLRQASGGLALQGIYRTSSLADVLAKRDQIISIPDGFKLTGPEQGMLFERKEFSSSAEEATFTKSMEQLGFSISVSAKAGFWGFNVEANVDYSRSSQLEDVHQSRSEQSYICTTKYQYIPLASCYLQKHQLRLSDAALRELQDIEHLLNITQEADRPDMLKSRCASFFSRFGSHVNQGPLHFGGIFWWKASTEGFRAEQREEMKRQASEALNSCIGASYSNFGVSAGVNVDISKSSLQASSQGRDGKSAYTAVQVYMANTGGPSETSSLPQWKFGLVTNNTTWCVIDRGFQLIPVWDIIQFNHSSDFKSVYQISSSLRATYEALTNCCVGTVFGEELISAVEEAKAFVDCVKTWAVTGDERKLLTLIDFKQNLNEKTKNHSVWINICLSDKALQEFLVNTVLFCKKSPPENTTYIKSLLKCLLDPHVYSVKDFPRSSFIMQWIFHTEHMVPETPHVAELEDLTKTLLQMKEYIQEVTYAPETSASAIHEAKIKATLTASLAVYSLLQFLQERAQKDIELLVILITTSTGYQVERGTFQYLLGYPEINFMINEMEMGHKEYLGLKEQDIYRAQAFLLLMGLTVTSEHKEVPPEQKNKRFIFMEDQMKNLWTTEIKTLLEKHSAFKDWEMLESDLVSFINGRLDDTHDDLKKHNIIKDMEDTFQRIQPSSESKSESDGSKSKANQVIANQEFLHLLKRLGLESYYPRKMGTEDFHIIYNTSLHDSQPSKDNELPFYFLQKLLTVDYRVRYLTYKDESNPGLTPVPKNTEQEHEPSDSFDDFFTDLEEEAPKSPTKENCVHPMDLQMAIFHCADDFMRQYISTKLAFCQFALPLLVPNPCTSQIEFPLWSLSQIKKSWKEAEKSGKEAKMNSYKNKLLYQAETPIVSFIRIGSSPSSSKSQILNALLSKQKHDVFFHRHCKGSTKDCLLMKGVVEISWYCPRGSGDDSFDCCVAFCNLHGDARDHKEQLQFLQEISAVNVVFVSESDQSDERGVKILRDLWQSQTPLVCLFTEKENVAASRSSQKIKIAIKNRNEAELMDELTKKIRDLLEGSNMLSSLDACLDKARKYGFLVDQDTDACVTAKEKAKELVKLLKQEKLSEIKSHLLPLQGKLWYMWCKKDKELTRLQEKRNKSIEHHRSQIETEKSAIRRKQLAKAFPLNQLMKSVLGFLQSQPADTKKYFLQWMKIFMDDLSSGHLDELKGKYHQLWSQILATKKSNEKNNLKPVLLRQLDDLSNEINDSSIGLEHILREVGQIYEALESMDSQDICFAKLPEIAADLMVSGYPVELMDGDASYVPLRWVRAIFDRLIEKLGDKRIFVLSVLGIQSTGKSTLLNAMFGLQFSVSAGRCTRGAFMQLIKVDKKLQQDLDFDYMLVVDTEGLRAIEMANKQSLNHDNELATFVIGIGNMTLINIFGENPSEMQDVLQIAVQAFLRMKQVNLSPSCLFVHQNVGEITAKEKNMEGQRRLQEKLDEMTVTAAQQEFCDASCFSDVIRFDVNTHIHYFAHLWEGNPPMAPPNPTYSQNVQELKSKILQAAKKESQGSILKLSSLKIRISDLWNALLNENFIFSFKNSVEIAAYKKLETTFSQWTWQLRSHILDLQMKLDNRVRNGDLQNVTTEYLEKLVQETNDAIMKDMEKYFSEDRDSEILVQWKSSTEQKLKELKESLLSETRKKCERLIELKKNQCKLDEKKSEYEDKFLKRSRQLALRLKGKKLTERELRDNFMSLWADCVAEVSSAGPPPEQVDIDVEIEDVLLEHFKEPNLPTRIKTFPKHGVFSVDLEKHVAKKRNFLKYIWSTNFDDVALSTIQHITDTIIARVRENIDKKEKEKRDYSRSFIHEILNEVQKGMNSVPSNARYSFNKDYRIDLSLYLCKTAAERFKTMHAMFRKANDPAIYLESKREDFFKCFQISCQGATSITIFAVFLCDKIAPALHQAVYERTALAIARDMKGKIRDFSGNRSFLEGCILRYLAEEENFEKFKDYLSCPQRFLESYIETRVKEYCLDKNRRLDTFLDDSLAHLYESIQSAVFVSTNFVKDRNDRNDKISLWLDAFCSELEEVLSLPRRELKNIEHQEITDIEFLKNAMTAALAPLKDSLKEEFASADMSKFERQPHKILAEQFEGCWARCPFCGAVCTNTMPNHDGDHQLVFHRPQVLVGYRWHKTDNLVIDICSTSVASDCSFLIGEETWMPYKRYRDAGPPYSTWNISSDPSMQAYWKWFVCHFRTKLEKHYNGKFHGKGEIPDLWQKITKQEALAELEKF, from the coding sequence GAGCGCTTGGAGAAGATAAAGCAGAGACAAGAAGCAGCCAAGCTAGTCCTGCAGGAGCTGAAAGACATGCACAACATTCGCAGCCATAGCAGGGATGccataagaaagaaagaggaagctCTGTGGCAAGCCATGGAGATTCCCAAAGAGTACTGGATCCCACCAGAGAAGTCACTGCTGGATGTTCTGGAGAGCATCcagaagcagctggagcagcaggagtCATCAGTGGGCAGGGGTGAGAACGTCTCTGACACAGAGGTCCTGAGGCAGGCGTCGGGGGGACTGGCCCTGCAGGGCATTTACAGaaccagcagcctggcagatGTGCTGGCAAAGCGAGACCAGATCATCAGCATTCCCGATGGATTCAAGCTCACCGGTCCAGAGCAAGGGATGCTGTTTGAGAGGAAGGAgttctcctcctctgcagaaGAAGCCACTTTCACCAAGTCCATGGAGCAGCTGGGGTTCAGCATCAGTGTTTCTGCCAAAGCCGGCTTCTGGGGGTTTAATGTTGAAGCTAATGTAGATTACAGCAGATCCTCACAGCTGGAGGATGTTCACCAGTCCCGCTCTGAACAGAGCTACATTTGCACCACCAAGTACCAGTACATCCCTTTGGCCTCCTGCTACTTACAAAAGCATCAGCTTCGCCTCTCAGATGCAGCCCTGCGGGAGCTGCAAGACATTGAGCATCTTTTGAACATCACCCAGGAAGCAGACAGGCCTGACATGCTGAAGAGCAGGTGTGCGAGCTTCTTCAGCAGGTTTGGGTCCCACGTAAACCAGGGTCCCCTGCACTTTGGGGGGATATTCTGGTGGAAGGCATCTACGGAAGGATTCAGAGCTGAACAGCGGGAAGAGATGAAGCGACAAGCATCTGAAGCACTGAACAGCTGCATCGGGGCCAGCTATAGCAACTTTGGTGTCAGCGCAGGGGTGAACGTGGACATTTCAAAATCCAGCTTACAGGCTTCTTCTCagggaagagatggaaaaagtGCCTACACAGCAGTTCAGGTCTACATGGCCAACACAGGGGGCCCATCAGAGACAAGTTCTCTTCCTCAGTGGAAATTTGGGCTTGTAACTAACAACACAACCTGGTGTGTTATTGACCGAGGCTTTCAGCTGATCCCAGTGTGGGATATAATCCAGTTTAATCACAGCAGTGACTTTAAGTCTGTCTATCAAATAAGCAGCAGCCTCAGGGCAACATACGAAGCACTAACGAATTGCTGTGTTGGCACCGTGTTTGGAGAGGAATTGATCAGTGCAGTGGAAGAGGCCAAAGCTTTTGTGGATTGTGTGAAGACCTGGGCAGTGACAGGTGATGAAAGGAAACTGCTCACACTGATAGATTTCAAACAGAATCTGaatgaaaaaaccaaaaaccataGTGTCTGGATCAACATATGCCTGTCAGACAAAGCACTGCAGGAGTTCCTGGTGAATACCGTTCTGTTTTGCAAGAAGTCACCTCCAGAAAATACCACCTATATCAAGTCTCTGTTGAAGTGCCTCCTGGATCCTCATGTCTATTCTGTCAAGGActtccccaggtcttccttcATTATGCAATGGATCTTCCATACTGAGCACATGGTTCCCGAAACTCCCCATGTTGCTGAGCTTGAAGATCTCACCAAGACACTCCTGCAAATGAAGGAGTACATCCAGGAAGTCACCTATGCACCAGAAACCTCTGCATCTGCAATTcatgaagcaaaaataaaagccaccTTGACTGCAAGCCTAGCTGTTTATTCTTTActccagtttctccaggaaagGGCACAGAAAGACATAGAACTCTTGGTGATCTTAATTACAACCAGCACAGGATACCAGGTGGAAAGGGGCACTTTTCAGTACCTCCTTGGATATCCAGAAATTAACTTCATGataaatgaaatggaaatgggaCATAAGGAGTATCTGGGTCTGAAGGAGCAAGACATTTACAGAGCTCAGGCATTCCTGCTGCTGATGGGTCTAACTGTAACTTCTGAACATAAAGAGGTGCCCCCTGAGCAGAAGAATAAACGTTTCATTTTCATGGAAGATCAAATGAAAAACCTATGGACAACAGAGATAAAAACTCTTCTTGAAAAGCACAGTGCATTCAAAGACTGGGAGATGCTGGAAAGTGACTTGGTTTCTTTCATCAATGGGCGCTTGGATGACACACATGATGATCTGAAGAAACACAATATAATCAAAGACATGGAAGACACTTTTCAAAGAATACAGCCTTCCAGTGAGTCCAAATCCGAATCAGATGGCAGCAAATCCAAAGCAAATCAAGTCATTGCAAATCAAGAGTTCCTCCACTTACTTAAGCGCCTTGGACTAGAAAGTTACTATCCAAGAAAAATGGGGACAGAAGATTTCCACATCATATACAACACATCTTTACATGACAGCCAGCCTAGCAAGGACAATGAACTACCATTTTACTTCTTGCAAAAACTGTTAACTGTGGATTATCGGGTGAGGTACCTGACTTACAAGGATGAGAGCAACCCAGGACTCACACCTGTGCCAAAGAACACAGAGCAAGAGCATGAACCCTCAGATTCCTTTGATGACTTTTTCACTGATTTGGAGGAAGAAGCCCCTAAATCTCCAACCAAGGAAAATTGTGTGCACCCTATGGACCTCCAGATGGCAATATTTCATTGTGCTGATGATTTCATGAGACAGTACATTTCAACAAAACTTGCTTTCTGCCAGTTTGCACTACCTCTCCTGGTACCCAACCCATGCACTTCACAGATAGAGTTCCCCCTCTGGTCCCtcagccaaataaaaaaaagctggaaagaggCTGAGAAGTCAGGAAAGGAGGCCAAAATGAACAGTTACAAAAACAAACTGTTGTATCAGGCAGAAACACCCATTGTGTCCTTCATACGGATTGGcagctctccctcctcttccaaGTCTCAGATCCTGAATGCTCTGCTGAGCAAACAGAAGCATGACGTCTTTTTCCACCGACATTGCAAAGGCAGCACCAAAGACTGTTTGCTGATGAAAGGTGTTGTGGAGATCTCCTGGTACTGTCCCCGGGGCAGTGGTGATGACAGCTTTGACTGCTGTGTGGCTTTCTGTAACCTGCATGGAGATGCAAGGGATCACAAAGAACAGCTGCAGTTTTTACAGGAGATATCTGCTGTGAATGTGGTATTTGTATCTGAGTCTGATCAGAGTGATGAGAGAGGGGTGAAGATTTTACGTGATCTGTGGCAGTCACAAACGCCTTTGGTTTgccttttcactgaaaaagagAATGTTGCAGCTAGCCGATCtagccaaaaaataaaaatagctatCAAGAACAGAAACGAAGCAGAATTAATGGAtgagctgacaaaaaaaatcagggatCTCCTGGAAGGGTCTAACATGCTTTCCAGCCTTGATGCCTGCCTGGACAAAGCTCGCAAGTACGGATTCTTAGTTGACCAAGATACAGATGCGTGTGTGACAGCCAAAGAAAAGGCGAAGGAGCTGGTGAAGCTTCTGAAGCAAGAGAAGTTGTCTGAGATCAAATCCCACCTTCTGCCTCTTCAAGGAAAGCTGTGGTACATGTGGTGCAAAAAGGACAAAGAACTCACTCGGttgcaggaaaagagaaacaagagcATAGAGCATCATCGGAGCCAAATTGAAACAGAGAAGTCAGCAATAAGAAGAAAGCAACTAGCAAAAGCTTTCCCCCTCAATCAGCTGATGAAATCAGTCCTTGGCTTTCTCCAGTCACAGCCAGCAGATACCAAGAAATACTTCCTGCAGTGGATGAAGATCTTTATGGATGACCTGTCCTCTGGTCACCTTGATGAACTGAAGGGAAAGTATCACCAATTATGGTCTCAAATCCTGgcaacaaagaaaagcaatgagaaaaacaaTCTGAAACCTGTGTTGCTGCGCCAGTTAGATGACCTCTCCAATGAAATCAACGATTCGTCCATTGGCCTTGAGCATATTTTGAGAGAGGTAGGGCAGATTTATGAAGCTCTGGAATCAATGGACTCACAGGATATATGTTTTGCCAAACTACCTGAAATTGCAGCTGATCTGATGGTTTCAGGGTATCCTGTAGAGCTGATGGATGGTGATGCTTCTTACGTACCATTACGATGGGTCAGGGCGATCTTTGACAGATTAATTGAGAAGCTAGGGGACAAACGAATATTTGTTCTCTCAGTGCTTGGCATCCAGAGCACAGGGAAGTCAACCCTGTTGAATGCCATGTTTGGTCTTCAGTTTAGTGTCAGTGCAGGGAGATGCACTCGGGGAGCATTTATGCAGCTAATTAAAGTGGACAAGAAGCTGCAACAAGATTTGGACTTTGATTACATGCTAGTTGTTGACACAGAGGGACTTCGTGCCATAGAGATGGCAAATAAACAGTCCCTTAATCATGACAACGAGCTGGCCACCTTTGTCATTGGCATCGGCAACATGACTCTGATCAATATCTTTGGAGAAAATCCTTCAGAAATGCAAGATGTCCTTCAGATTGCTGTGCAGGCTTTTCTGAGGATGAAGCAAGTAAATCTTTCCCCAAGCTGTCTGTTTGTACACCAAAATGTGGGAGAAATAACTGCCAAGGAAAAGAACATGGAAGGACAAAGACGTCTGCAGGAAAAGCTGGATGAAATGACTGTGACAGCTGCCCAGCAGGAATTCTGTGATGCCTCCTGCTTCAGTGATGTCATCCGCTTTGATGTGAACACCCACATTCATTACTTTGCTCATCTGTGGGAAGGAAACCCCCCCATGGCACCACCCAACCCCACCTACAGCCAAAACGTCCAGGAATTAAAGAGCAAAATTCTCCAAGCTGCCAAGAAGGAGTCACAGGGCAGCATTTTGAAGCTTTCGAGCTTGAAAATTCGTATTAGTGACCTCTGGAATGCTTTGCTgaatgaaaacttcattttcagcttcaaGAATTCAGTGGAGATTGCTGCCTACAAGAAACTGGAAACCACATTTAGTCAGTGGACCTGGCAGCTGAGGAGTCACATCTTAGACCTGCAAATGAAACTGGACAATAGAGTTCGGAATGGGGACTTGCAGAATGTCACCACAGAATACCTTGAAAAACTAGTGCAAGAGACAAACGATGCCATCATGAAAGACATGgaaaagtatttcagtgaagACAGAGATTCTGAGATACTGGTCcagtggaaaagcagcacagaacagaagctgaaagaaCTAAAAGAATCTCTTCTTTCTGAAACTAGGAAGAAGTGTGAGCGTCTTATTGAACTAAAGAAGAACCAGTGTAAACTGGATGAAAAGAAGTCAGAATATGAAGACAAGTTTCTGAAAAGGAGTAGACAGTTGGCTCTGCGTCTAAAAGGCAAGAAACTAACCGAAAGAGAACTGAGAGACAACTTTATGTCTCTCTGGGCAGACTGTGTTGCTGAAGTCTCCTCTGCTGGTCCCCCTCCAGAACAGGTTGATATCGATGTGGAAATAGAAGATGTCCTTCTAGAACACTTTAAGGAGCCAAACTTACCCACACGAATCAAGACATTTCCCAAACATGGAGTATTTTCTGTTGACTTGGAGAAACATGTtgctaagaaaagaaattttctgaagtacatCTGGAGTACAAATTTTGATGATGTTGCTCTGAGCACCATACAACACATTACAGATACCATCATAGCACGTGTGAGGGAAAACATtgacaagaaggaaaaggagaaaagggattACAGTCGAAGTTTTATTCATGAAATACTAAATGAAGTACAGAAAGGTATGAATTCTGTCCCTAGCAATGCAAGATATAGTTTTAATAAGGATTACAGGATAGATTTATCACTGTATCtgtgcaaaacagcagcagaaagatttAAAACCATGCATGCAATGTTCAGAAAAGCAAACGATCCAGCCATCTACCTGGAGAGCAAGAGAGaagatttctttaaatgtttccaGATTTCTTGCCAAGGAGCCACTTCTATCACaatatttgctgttttcctgtgtgACAAGATTGCCCCGGCTCTTCACCAGGCAGTCTATGAGAGGACAGCTCTTGCCATAGCTCGGGACATGAAGGGTAAAATCCGAGATTTCAGTGGCAATAGATCCTTTCTGGAAGGCTGCATACTGAGATACctggcagaagaagaaaattttgagAAGTTCAAGGATTACCTTAGTTGCCCACAAAGATTTTTAGAGAGTTACATTGAGACACGTGTTAAGGAGTACTGTTTAGATAAGAACAGGAGGCTGGATACGTTTTTAGATGACTCTCTTGCTCACCTCTATGAAAGCATCCAGTCAGCTGTTTTTGTATCAACCAACTTTGTCAAAgacagaaatgacagaaatgacAAAATCTCTCTTTGGCTGGATGCATTTTGCAGCGAACTTGAAGAGGTGCTAAGCTTGCCCAGAAGGGAACTGAAGAACATTGAACATCAGGAGATAACAGACATAGAGTTCCTGAAAAATGCCAtgacagcagcactggctcCCCTGAAGGACAGTCTCAAGGAAGAGTTTGCTAGTGCTGATATGAGCAAATTTGAAAGGCAGCCTCACAAAATCCTGGCTGAACAGTTTGAAGGGTGCTGGGCGAGGTGTCCCTTTTGTGGGGCTGTTTGCACAAACACCATGCCGAATCATGATGGAGACCATCAGCTTGTCTTCCATCGTCCACAAGTTTTGGTGGGATACAGGTGGCATAAAACAGACAATCTGGTCATTGATATTTGTTCTACTAGTGTTGCAAGTGACTGTTCATTCTTGATTGGTGAAGAGACCTGGATGCCCTACAAAAGATACCGAGATGCTGGACCTCCTTATTCCACTTGGAACATTTCTTCTGATCCATCCATGCAAGCATACTGGAAATGGTTTGTGTGTCATTTCAGGACAAAACTAGAAAAGCATTACAATGGGAAATTTCATGGCAAAGGAGAAATCCCTGATTTGTGGCAGAAAATTACAAAGCAGGAAGCACTTGCTGAACTGGAGAAGTTTTAG